TTGATGAAAAAAATGCTTTATACGTCGGAAATTTATCTCGTGTTCCAAAAACTATTGCTGGTCATAGCTATTTTACAGAATCAAATAATAAGGTGCTTTTGGAAACAAGAAAGCATCTTGCTGATACCATAAAGAAATATCAATTAAATTTTTGGCAATCTGAGTATTCGATGTTAGCTGATGGTTTTAGGGAAGGCCAACAAGGAGACAGAAGCCCAATGGATTGTGCACTTTTTTTAGCAAAGGTAATCCACGCAGATTTAACAGTAGGCAATGCTACTGCTTGGCAATTTTGGAATGCCTATGAACCAGGAAACGCAAAGCGAAATACAAGATATTACCTAATTGCACTACAGCCAAAACCTGATTTTAAAGATGGCGAATTTATGGTAACTAAAAATTTATGGGCTTTGGGTCATTATAGTAGGTTTGTTAGACCAGGAATGACAAGGATTTTAACAGAAACAATTCCCGATAAAGAAAATGAATTGCAAAAGGAATTGCTTGTTTCTGCTTTCAAGAATAAAGACAATAAGTTGGTGTTAGTTTTAGTTAATTATGGTAAAGTTGATATTGATATTGAGCTGGAAATTAAAAATGCAAAGCGAAATTATACTACTGCAACAACTTATGTAACTAATACAGAAGAAGGGATGGATATGAAATTGCAAGTCAAGAAAAAACCTTCTGAAACGACGACAATAAAAGCAAGATCAATTCAAACCATCTTGGTAGATTAAACCAAATCTAACAACTCCATGATATTTTCCCTATTTTTGCAATATGAATAGGATAGGAAGAGCGCTTTTAAATTACCTGATTAAAGGATTATTGATTGTTGTGCCAATTGCCCTAAGCATTTTTATAGTGGTGTGGGCGGTAACAACTGTTGATAGTTGGTTAAACATTAATAATATTTTAGGCGTAAACCCATTAACCGGTACCAATAGAAATATTCCTGGTTTAGGATTAGGATTGGTGATTTTCATCATACTAATCGCAGGGATTTTTGTAACCAATTTTGTAACGGAGCCAATGTACAATTGGTTTCAACGTACAATGAATAAGTTACCGCTTCTAAATTTTATTTTTTCTTCTATTAAAGATTTAACAGAAGCTTTTGTTGGCGATGAAAAGAAATTTAATCACCCTGTGTTAGTTAATGTAGAAGGAGGAATGAAAAGA
The sequence above is drawn from the Pedobacter frigiditerrae genome and encodes:
- a CDS encoding DUF502 domain-containing protein, giving the protein MNRIGRALLNYLIKGLLIVVPIALSIFIVVWAVTTVDSWLNINNILGVNPLTGTNRNIPGLGLGLVIFIILIAGIFVTNFVTEPMYNWFQRTMNKLPLLNFIFSSIKDLTEAFVGDEKKFNHPVLVNVEGGMKRIGFLTQNDLTKLDLPGDAIVYFPFSYSFAGQVYVVSKEKIKPLNISAADAMKLVVSGGVSHF